A genomic segment from Bartonella ancashensis encodes:
- a CDS encoding L,D-transpeptidase family protein, with amino-acid sequence MQVKSRKKLRKKRTFISFIVIRRQLRGCSRGIFCVGQHRFLCSLGRSGISALKREGDGATPLATVRCLGGFRSNFYQFFPRSVLSFRRIKAYDGWCDASGDANYNRLVRLPYPKSAEKMQRKDGLYDLGLILDWNSTERKMARGSAIFMHLARSNYEPTEGCIALSRRDFERVLPYINKRTNIVILG; translated from the coding sequence ATGCAAGTAAAATCAAGAAAAAAACTACGTAAAAAACGAACTTTTATATCTTTTATAGTTATTCGTCGACAGTTAAGGGGATGTTCAAGAGGCATTTTTTGCGTTGGTCAGCACCGTTTCTTATGTTCTTTGGGAAGATCTGGCATTTCTGCACTAAAGCGTGAGGGTGATGGAGCAACACCTCTAGCAACGGTGCGTTGCTTGGGAGGATTTCGTAGTAATTTTTATCAATTTTTTCCGCGTTCTGTTTTGTCTTTTCGTCGTATTAAAGCATATGATGGTTGGTGTGATGCAAGTGGTGATGCCAATTATAATCGTTTAGTTCGTCTGCCCTATCCTAAAAGTGCCGAAAAAATGCAACGTAAAGATGGTCTTTATGATCTTGGACTTATTTTAGATTGGAATAGTACAGAAAGAAAAATGGCGAGAGGAAGTGCTATTTTTATGCATTTAGCACGTAGTAACTATGAGCCAACAGAAGGATGTATTGCGCTTTCTCGTCGTGATTTTGAGCGTGTTTTACCTTATATCAATAAGCGAACAAATATCGTGATTTTAGGTTAA
- a CDS encoding heme biosynthesis protein HemY, with protein MMRIILYSVVVCLVSAVFGWVASYNGIVVITALQTRISFSLLTFFSLSIVFLITLIFLWWFLQSLFSAPKVLYNYFYARRQKKCREALSEGLLAVFAGDYVTAQKMEQRSLKYFSGEHDPLMKLLQAHTLFLQKDSARSISFYENMKKEESTRLAGLYGLFREAVSMNAHEVAQHYAEEALALSPALSWAQQAVLERLASEEQWDEALDVFYKAQEVLPYAAHFTEDRRHMHALLLSGRALRLLEKYPIEARKTILKAYKLQPDFIPIITITADILYKLSETKKADKIVFNAWKKDPHPDIGTLYVERERGAVGRLKNARKLASYCPDTFESAFLVAKAALDAGEVALAREQAQKALEIYPRENVYLLLADIEEAQGNNQIAARQWLSLAVYAQRDPVWMCEGVIFPSWSIVSPVSGKLGGFEWKAPPCRVPVTLEIDPVKPEKEDEITKVTFIDSESSNQSFPLDDSFVAENIAGQKQDNKIRLNVDDPGVQGEEVSPGAKENFK; from the coding sequence ATAATGCGGATTATTCTGTACAGTGTTGTTGTATGTTTAGTTAGTGCAGTTTTTGGATGGGTGGCCAGTTATAATGGTATTGTAGTTATTACTGCGTTGCAGACACGCATTTCTTTTTCACTGCTTACGTTTTTTAGTTTATCGATTGTATTTTTGATAACACTGATTTTTTTGTGGTGGTTTCTACAAAGCCTCTTTTCAGCGCCAAAAGTCCTGTATAATTATTTTTATGCTCGTCGTCAGAAAAAATGTCGCGAGGCCCTTTCAGAAGGATTACTTGCTGTCTTTGCAGGTGATTATGTAACCGCACAAAAAATGGAACAACGGTCACTTAAGTATTTTTCAGGAGAGCATGATCCGTTGATGAAACTTCTACAGGCTCATACGTTATTTTTGCAAAAGGATTCTGCACGCTCTATTAGCTTTTACGAGAATATGAAAAAAGAAGAATCAACAAGGCTTGCGGGGCTTTATGGCCTTTTTCGAGAAGCTGTGAGCATGAATGCTCATGAAGTAGCGCAGCATTATGCAGAAGAAGCACTTGCTTTATCACCAGCATTGTCTTGGGCGCAGCAGGCTGTATTAGAGCGTTTGGCTTCTGAAGAGCAGTGGGATGAAGCTCTTGATGTTTTTTATAAGGCTCAGGAAGTATTACCATATGCCGCCCATTTTACAGAGGATCGTCGGCATATGCACGCTTTGCTGTTAAGTGGACGAGCGTTGCGTTTGTTGGAGAAATATCCCATAGAAGCGCGAAAAACAATTTTAAAAGCATATAAGTTACAGCCTGATTTTATACCCATAATTACTATAACAGCAGATATTCTCTACAAGCTAAGTGAAACAAAAAAAGCCGATAAAATAGTCTTTAATGCTTGGAAAAAGGACCCTCATCCCGATATTGGAACTCTTTACGTTGAAAGGGAAAGGGGAGCTGTGGGACGCTTGAAAAATGCTAGAAAATTAGCTTCCTATTGCCCAGATACCTTTGAATCTGCTTTTTTAGTTGCTAAAGCTGCCTTGGATGCGGGTGAAGTTGCGTTAGCAAGAGAACAGGCGCAAAAGGCGCTTGAAATTTATCCACGTGAAAATGTTTATTTATTGCTAGCTGATATTGAAGAAGCTCAAGGCAATAATCAGATTGCTGCTCGTCAATGGCTTTCGTTGGCAGTGTATGCACAACGGGATCCAGTATGGATGTGTGAAGGGGTTATCTTCCCTTCTTGGTCTATTGTATCTCCAGTGAGTGGAAAATTGGGAGGTTTTGAATGGAAGGCTCCGCCATGTCGAGTGCCTGTGACATTAGAAATAGATCCTGTAAAGCCTGAAAAAGAAGATGAGATAACAAAAGTTACTTTTATTGATAGTGAATCGTCAAACCAATCTTTTCCTTTAGATGATAGCTTTGTAGCTGAAAATATAGCGGGTCAAAAGCAAGATAATAAAATACGTTTGAATGTTGATGATCCGGGAGTTCAGGGGGAAGAAGTCTCTCCTGGTGCAAAAGAAAATTTTAAGTAA
- a CDS encoding EVE domain-containing protein, which produces MAYWLFKSEPDKWSWSMQKQKGARGEQWDGVRNYQARNYMRSMKYGDKGFFYHSNKGLNIVGVVEVCAEAHPDSTTSDPRWECVDIRAICDMPIPVSLKQIKDNPHLKTMALVRFMRLSVQPVTESEWKEICSMGGLKLQTLLT; this is translated from the coding sequence ATGGCTTATTGGCTCTTTAAATCTGAACCTGATAAATGGTCATGGAGCATGCAAAAACAAAAAGGTGCTCGTGGTGAACAATGGGATGGTGTGCGTAATTATCAAGCACGCAATTATATGCGCTCTATGAAATATGGTGATAAAGGTTTTTTTTATCATTCGAATAAAGGATTAAACATCGTAGGTGTTGTGGAGGTGTGCGCGGAAGCACATCCCGATTCAACAACATCTGATCCACGTTGGGAATGTGTTGATATTCGCGCTATTTGTGATATGCCAATCCCTGTTTCATTAAAACAAATCAAAGATAATCCACATTTAAAAACTATGGCGCTTGTTAGATTTATGCGTTTGTCAGTGCAACCCGTCACAGAAAGTGAATGGAAAGAGATTTGTTCTATGGGCGGGCTTAAACTACAAACTCTCTTAACCTAA
- a CDS encoding class I SAM-dependent methyltransferase, which produces MDIIALRDFYASTLGARVKVTLGHQLDLSWPDLVDKRVLGFGYALPYLSTLHMRAQQCLAFMPASQGAVPWPCADKVATALVFEEDLPLPDASIDCVLLIHALEYTENARETLNEIWRILVPNGHLILIVPNRSGFWACNDRTPFGYGQPYTRQQVIHLFQETNFAVGPIHDVVHYMPSSGYVQRFISLCYESFARYLFPYLGGLLVCHAQKRVYQGLLVQRRQSRRVFIPTLSPQIRKKCDETLFSLLPEGKKK; this is translated from the coding sequence TTGGATATAATCGCACTAAGAGATTTTTATGCTTCTACACTAGGTGCTAGAGTAAAGGTAACATTGGGTCATCAACTCGATCTCAGTTGGCCCGATTTGGTTGATAAACGGGTTCTCGGTTTTGGCTATGCGTTGCCCTATCTTTCTACATTGCATATGCGTGCACAGCAGTGTTTAGCTTTTATGCCAGCCAGCCAGGGTGCTGTGCCTTGGCCTTGTGCAGATAAAGTTGCCACAGCGCTGGTTTTTGAAGAAGATTTACCTCTTCCTGATGCTTCGATCGATTGTGTTTTACTAATTCATGCACTTGAGTATACAGAGAATGCACGTGAAACACTTAATGAAATATGGCGTATTTTAGTACCTAATGGCCATTTAATTCTCATTGTTCCTAACCGTTCTGGGTTTTGGGCATGTAACGATAGAACGCCTTTTGGTTACGGACAACCCTACACACGACAACAAGTTATCCATTTATTTCAAGAAACAAATTTTGCCGTTGGACCTATACATGATGTTGTACATTATATGCCTTCCTCAGGTTATGTTCAGCGGTTTATTTCATTGTGCTATGAATCATTTGCACGTTATCTTTTTCCCTATTTGGGTGGGTTATTGGTATGTCATGCGCAAAAACGTGTATATCAAGGTTTGCTTGTTCAGCGCCGTCAATCTCGGCGTGTTTTCATCCCTACGCTTTCTCCACAAATTCGTAAAAAATGTGATGAGACTCTATTTTCTTTGCTGCCCGAAGGGAAAAAGAAATAA
- a CDS encoding response regulator transcription factor, which translates to MSDYALLIIEDDDDLRPILAEQLQMHKEFKIFQAKKGKESISIVQKENIHLIIIDIASPNYNEHQTVKILRQQGFRAPIIIITDHSTNGDTLLSLEDGANDYVTKPFRFAILLARIRAQLRQYELNEDITLHIGPYNFKPGQKLLTDQQNRKIRLTEKETALLKYLYCTKNKIVSRETLLKKIWGYNEHIVTHTLETHIYRLRKKIRNGPSNTPILITDGNGYRLNI; encoded by the coding sequence ATGAGTGATTATGCCCTTTTAATTATTGAGGATGATGATGACTTACGCCCCATTTTAGCAGAGCAACTACAAATGCACAAAGAATTTAAAATTTTTCAAGCAAAAAAAGGAAAAGAAAGTATCTCAATAGTCCAAAAAGAAAATATTCACCTCATTATCATTGATATCGCATCGCCAAACTATAATGAACATCAAACTGTAAAAATATTACGGCAACAAGGATTTCGTGCCCCCATTATCATAATTACAGACCATAGTACTAATGGTGATACTCTTTTAAGCCTCGAAGATGGTGCCAATGATTACGTAACAAAACCTTTCCGCTTTGCCATTTTATTGGCACGTATTCGTGCCCAATTACGCCAATACGAACTCAACGAAGATATTACCCTTCATATTGGACCATATAATTTTAAACCTGGGCAAAAACTTCTTACAGATCAACAAAACCGCAAAATTCGCCTTACGGAAAAAGAAACAGCTCTTCTCAAATATCTCTATTGTACCAAAAATAAGATCGTCAGCCGTGAAACATTATTGAAAAAAATTTGGGGTTATAACGAACATATTGTAACCCACACGCTTGAAACTCACATTTACCGTTTGCGCAAAAAAATTAGAAATGGCCCTTCCAACACGCCAATTCTTATTACAGATGGCAATGGCTACCGCCTTAATATTTAA
- a CDS encoding TIGR02302 family protein, translating into MRDKDVKRSIAIKLFFVRFISWCALFFERIWPHLLPFFFVLSLFCSLSWFGLFNLLTYWWHLSFLFILCAGAVGCLYPLFGFHFPTMEDVDHFIECKNGLKNQPLSVQNDRLCVEDDSNLSAIIWREHQYRMAEYLKHVKIENAYPNSAIYDPMAFRALFILLLVCAFSFSFGSKGGRLSDAFDLRPVVDDASIRIDAWVTPPTYTGVSPIYLTQDNIKDFKVPKGSAVNLRITNGDGITVKAVAEEDKGRRILLSKKSEKTASGDSVVHFEAQLEQSTRLSWLSRHRQTEWYLEVIKDQKPIIQWLEKPGKVLAGALELQYEMDDDYGVTSAFAVIEPPTDIYKDALPLYEAPQVKLLLARGGKGKMRIVHDLSSHPWAGAEVKITLVAEDGAGQRGQSETVTVTLPQRIFTHPIARAVSEQRRLLALDASTYKHVLDMLSALLVRPEDGIRNMAHFLVLQSAWSRLSLAQTKDELRDIVDYLWHIALGIEGGQSDSIQQKLKQAQAALRDALRRGASGTEIERLMVDLRQAMNDYIYDLSIKAPESDNSSEINLSENSLYEQLNEIEEMAQMGSSSTAENLLSEIEKTLDHLRVYRGNKAKGQSNGQATQMRELVDILGNVMRRQQEILNETHSLETKQRNGEHVPKELSEALEKRQGELQSELSVLEQKLSEQGLIQDNSLKNAEKKMDSSQNALSRGDYEISAQNQSDSLETLRQGAQSVLKVMREVLKKSGDMQDSFEPLDPLGHPLSSKGDQDKSVIVPQEGDRARARQILEEIRKRLSHDNLPEEEKNYLERLLRFH; encoded by the coding sequence ATGAGAGATAAAGATGTCAAAAGATCTATTGCCATAAAACTTTTTTTTGTACGTTTTATATCTTGGTGTGCCTTATTTTTTGAACGGATATGGCCACATCTTTTGCCATTTTTTTTCGTTTTGAGCCTTTTTTGTTCATTAAGTTGGTTTGGCCTTTTTAATCTTTTAACTTATTGGTGGCATTTATCTTTTCTATTTATTTTATGTGCTGGTGCTGTGGGGTGTCTATATCCTCTTTTTGGTTTTCATTTTCCTACAATGGAGGATGTAGACCATTTTATAGAGTGTAAAAATGGGCTAAAAAACCAGCCGTTAAGTGTTCAAAATGATCGTTTATGTGTTGAAGATGACAGTAATCTGAGTGCGATCATTTGGCGAGAACACCAATATCGTATGGCAGAATATTTGAAGCATGTGAAAATTGAGAACGCTTATCCCAATAGTGCCATCTATGATCCTATGGCTTTTAGGGCGTTATTTATTTTACTTCTTGTGTGTGCGTTTAGTTTTTCTTTTGGTTCAAAGGGAGGACGCTTGAGTGATGCGTTTGATTTGCGCCCTGTGGTTGATGATGCGTCAATCCGTATCGATGCTTGGGTTACACCACCTACTTATACAGGTGTTTCTCCTATTTATCTAACACAAGATAATATAAAGGATTTCAAAGTTCCTAAGGGAAGTGCGGTGAATTTACGCATTACAAATGGGGATGGTATTACAGTTAAAGCGGTGGCTGAAGAGGATAAAGGACGTCGGATTTTACTTTCTAAAAAAAGTGAAAAGACTGCGTCAGGTGATTCTGTTGTGCATTTTGAAGCGCAGCTAGAACAATCAACGCGTTTATCTTGGTTATCACGTCATCGACAAACAGAATGGTATTTGGAGGTGATTAAGGATCAAAAGCCAATAATTCAATGGTTAGAAAAACCAGGAAAGGTTTTAGCGGGAGCGTTGGAGCTACAATATGAAATGGATGATGATTATGGCGTTACAAGTGCTTTTGCTGTGATAGAGCCACCAACAGACATCTATAAAGATGCTCTTCCCCTTTATGAAGCTCCTCAAGTAAAACTCCTCCTAGCGCGTGGTGGAAAAGGAAAAATGCGGATAGTACATGATTTATCAAGTCATCCGTGGGCTGGTGCGGAAGTTAAGATCACTTTAGTTGCAGAAGATGGGGCTGGTCAGAGGGGACAGAGTGAAACAGTGACAGTAACGTTGCCTCAGCGTATTTTTACCCATCCTATTGCGCGTGCTGTGAGTGAACAGCGTCGTTTATTAGCTCTCGATGCTTCTACGTACAAGCATGTTCTTGACATGCTTTCCGCTTTGCTTGTGCGCCCGGAAGATGGAATTAGGAACATGGCTCATTTTCTCGTATTACAAAGTGCATGGAGCAGATTATCATTAGCACAAACAAAAGATGAATTGCGTGATATTGTCGATTATTTGTGGCACATCGCTTTAGGTATTGAAGGTGGTCAGTCGGATTCTATTCAGCAAAAATTAAAGCAAGCGCAGGCTGCTTTGCGTGATGCATTGCGCCGTGGTGCTTCAGGGACAGAAATCGAACGCCTCATGGTTGATTTACGCCAAGCCATGAATGATTATATTTATGATTTATCTATAAAAGCACCAGAAAGTGATAATTCAAGCGAGATTAATCTTTCTGAGAATAGCCTATACGAACAACTCAATGAGATTGAAGAAATGGCTCAAATGGGCTCTTCTTCTACGGCTGAAAATCTCCTATCTGAAATTGAAAAGACACTTGATCATTTGCGTGTTTATAGGGGAAATAAGGCTAAAGGGCAAAGTAATGGCCAAGCAACACAGATGAGAGAGTTGGTGGATATATTGGGCAATGTGATGCGTCGTCAGCAGGAAATTTTAAACGAAACACATAGTTTAGAAACAAAACAACGAAATGGGGAGCATGTACCAAAAGAACTTAGTGAAGCTTTAGAAAAACGCCAGGGAGAGCTACAATCTGAGTTATCAGTTCTAGAACAAAAATTGTCAGAGCAAGGATTGATACAGGACAATTCATTAAAAAATGCGGAGAAGAAAATGGATTCTTCCCAAAATGCTCTTAGTCGTGGAGATTATGAAATATCCGCGCAAAATCAGTCAGATTCTTTAGAAACATTGCGACAAGGGGCGCAGAGTGTTTTAAAAGTAATGCGTGAAGTTTTGAAAAAATCTGGAGATATGCAAGATTCTTTTGAACCTCTGGATCCTTTGGGACATCCATTGTCGTCAAAAGGTGATCAAGATAAAAGTGTAATTGTACCACAAGAAGGTGATAGAGCACGAGCACGACAGATTTTGGAAGAAATTCGTAAACGTCTTAGTCATGATAATCTTCCGGAGGAGGAAAAAAATTACCTTGAGAGATTGCTTCGTTTTCACTAA
- the tsaD gene encoding tRNA (adenosine(37)-N6)-threonylcarbamoyltransferase complex transferase subunit TsaD, translating to MRLLGIETSCDETATAIIEHSLKEKSRILSNVVWSQVEDHAPYGGVVPEIAARAHVEILDSLILKTLTEAKVTLKEIDAIAVTGGPGLVGGLLVGLMSAKALSLATGKPFIAVNHLEGHALTAVLTHQVKFPYLLLLVSGGHTQIIIVHGVGKYQRLGTTIDDALGEAFDKTAKLLGLPYPGGPAIEKAAFLGDKDLIPLPRPLKGTKHLNFSFSGLKTAVRQAATALAPLSKKDISDIAASFQAAVIDVLQDRIHLALQHFTHCCLSSQISEKHRPAFVVAGGVAANQAIRSTLQNLTHQHGFEFIAPPPLLCTDNAAMIAFAGAERIARGQTSSFDIVPRSRWPLDENASPIVGTGRRGTKV from the coding sequence ATGCGCTTGTTAGGAATAGAAACAAGTTGTGATGAAACTGCTACTGCTATCATTGAACACAGCTTGAAAGAAAAAAGCCGTATTCTTTCTAATGTTGTTTGGAGTCAAGTTGAAGATCATGCACCTTACGGAGGTGTTGTTCCTGAAATCGCAGCACGTGCTCATGTTGAAATTTTGGATAGTTTGATTCTTAAAACACTAACAGAAGCTAAAGTAACACTGAAAGAAATCGATGCTATTGCAGTTACAGGTGGCCCCGGCTTGGTCGGAGGGCTGTTAGTCGGATTAATGAGTGCAAAAGCATTGTCCTTAGCTACCGGAAAACCCTTCATTGCCGTCAATCATCTAGAAGGTCATGCCCTAACTGCGGTTTTAACCCATCAAGTCAAATTCCCTTACTTATTGCTCTTAGTTTCAGGAGGTCATACACAGATAATTATTGTCCACGGAGTTGGAAAATACCAACGTTTGGGCACAACTATTGACGATGCCCTGGGAGAAGCGTTTGATAAAACCGCGAAACTTTTAGGACTTCCTTATCCTGGTGGTCCAGCGATTGAGAAAGCCGCTTTTCTGGGAGACAAAGATCTCATCCCTCTTCCTCGACCTTTAAAGGGAACAAAACATCTTAACTTCTCTTTTTCTGGCCTCAAAACTGCTGTTAGACAAGCGGCAACGGCCTTAGCTCCCCTCTCAAAAAAGGATATTTCAGATATTGCTGCAAGCTTTCAAGCTGCTGTAATCGATGTCTTACAGGACCGCATTCATCTAGCTTTACAACATTTTACTCATTGCTGTTTATCATCTCAAATTTCTGAAAAACACCGTCCCGCTTTTGTCGTAGCTGGCGGTGTTGCAGCCAACCAAGCTATTCGTTCTACCTTACAAAACCTCACGCATCAGCATGGCTTTGAATTCATTGCTCCCCCCCCTCTTTTATGTACAGACAATGCCGCAATGATTGCTTTTGCAGGTGCAGAGCGTATAGCACGAGGACAAACAAGTTCCTTTGATATTGTTCCTCGCTCACGCTGGCCACTAGATGAAAATGCCTCTCCTATAGTCGGAACAGGACGCCGCGGAACGAAAGTATGA